The Vibrio ishigakensis genome has a window encoding:
- a CDS encoding phosphatase PAP2 family protein → MSNLISYLNTKRHGFIILAIMALGISLISLISGPFDLLSTPSDFTGSLLTYLTYSAGSQGFLITLAILMLGLLLASTDKKQFIKVGIGFGVLLVLCFAGKTGLKHLTQSPRPYTEALVQLKLIDTPQQFYSYAESTQDTLVQTAAEYVSHYRIGHWLHETDYSFPSGHTVFVAACLVFFGGLALSQKRYAVTGILLVWALGVAYSRLWLGMHRPEDLFGSMAFVALLYLLIPIPKYR, encoded by the coding sequence GTGTCCAATCTTATCTCTTATCTCAACACCAAACGCCACGGTTTTATCATTCTCGCCATCATGGCTCTGGGCATTAGCCTGATCTCACTAATCTCAGGTCCATTTGACCTGTTATCAACGCCTTCGGACTTCACGGGTAGTCTACTCACCTACCTTACCTATTCCGCCGGCAGCCAGGGCTTTTTGATTACACTCGCTATTTTGATGTTGGGATTGCTACTCGCTTCAACGGACAAAAAACAGTTCATCAAGGTAGGTATTGGCTTTGGTGTATTGTTGGTCCTTTGCTTTGCCGGTAAAACTGGCCTGAAACACCTTACTCAAAGCCCTCGTCCATACACAGAAGCGTTAGTGCAACTAAAGCTTATCGATACACCACAGCAATTTTATAGCTATGCCGAGTCTACCCAAGACACGCTAGTACAAACGGCGGCTGAGTACGTCTCTCACTATCGAATTGGACACTGGTTACACGAAACCGACTACTCCTTCCCATCCGGCCACACTGTGTTTGTAGCCGCTTGCTTGGTCTTCTTTGGTGGACTGGCGCTTAGCCAAAAACGTTACGCGGTAACTGGAATTTTGCTTGTTTGGGCTTTAGGAGTTGCCTATAGCAGGCTCTGGCTTGGCATGCATAGACCAGAGGATCTGTTTGGTTCCATGGCATTTGTAGCTCTTCTCTATCTACTAATACCTATTCCCAAGTATCGATAG